In Manis pentadactyla isolate mManPen7 chromosome 3, mManPen7.hap1, whole genome shotgun sequence, a single window of DNA contains:
- the DMAC1 gene encoding distal membrane-arm assembly complex protein 1: protein MGSSVSQLFEPGKVAALPEGTTSAKPAPLSAPEAPTSPAQARFFTTCWSCRVLSGSGLIGAGGYVYWVARKPLKLGYPPSPGTITQMVIGISIACWGVVILSDPKGKAFRVG from the exons ATGGGTTCTTCAGTGTCCCAGCTTTTTGAACCAGGCAAAGTCGCTGCGCTTCCGGAAGGCACCACCTCCGCCAAGCCCGCGCCCCTTTCTGCACCCGAAGCGCCGACCTCTCCAGCGCAAGCCCGCTTCTTCACTACCTGCTGGAGTTGTCGTGTGCTTTCCGGGTCGGGGCTGATAGGGGCGGGCGGGTACGTGTACTGGGTGGCACGGAAGCCCCTGAAGCTGGGATACCCCCCGAGTCCAGGGACTATTACGCAGATGGTCATCGGCATCA gcATTGCTTGTTGGGGTGTAGTCATCCTGTCAGATCCCAAAGGGAAGGCCTTCCGTGTTGGTTAA